The following is a genomic window from Synechococcus sp. UW69.
GATCAGCTTCGCAGAGGGGTATCGAAGTTCAAGGCGTCAGGGTGTTCGGTTCTCCGAGCCGAGGCTTAGCAAGACGAACTGAGGCCAATTCCACACTCAAACACTGGCCAAAATAAAGAATGACACCCACCAACCAAACCCAAAGCGTTAAAACCAAAACACCACCGATCACCCCATAAGCCTGATAGCGATTACCAAGAGAAACGATACTTAAGCTCAAAATTTTGTTGAGCAATGCCAACCCAAAGCCAATCAACAACGAGCCAGGGATCAAGGGTGCTCTTGGAACACGGCGACTGGGCAAGGCCATCTGAAGCAGCAGGGCCATCAAGGACAAGATCAATGCTGGAACGAGAATTCGCCCAAGGGGAAGAATGGGACTGGATTGCACAAGAGCCATCAACCCAGGAATAAAACCATCCAGAACACCAAGGATGTCTTCCGGAAGCTGTCTGATGCTGAGAACCAACTGCTGAAAGACGATCAGAATCGATATAGCAAAGACAGTCAAAAAAGCTTCAACACGCGTTTTACAGAACTG
Proteins encoded in this region:
- a CDS encoding YihY/virulence factor BrkB family protein, coding for MSRRSLVRQLGGRIWNACQRWNNAECVDLSAAFAYFVLQSFFPLLLIALSVAARVFGETDSLDNVLESVTQVLPPSATNLVDSTLRGLVNQGFGAGILGVIVLLLTASNAYLTLQRGADRLWSDILPDPAIDLPWWQQVVQFCKTRVEAFLTVFAISILIVFQQLVLSIRQLPEDILGVLDGFIPGLMALVQSSPILPLGRILVPALILSLMALLLQMALPSRRVPRAPLIPGSLLIGFGLALLNKILSLSIVSLGNRYQAYGVIGGVLVLTLWVWLVGVILYFGQCLSVELASVRLAKPRLGEPNTLTP